A single genomic interval of Nonomuraea rubra harbors:
- a CDS encoding lipopolysaccharide biosynthesis protein gives MSSLWGKVLRDLRNPLFLQGYALMVNTVITGVLGMGYWLLAAHFYSPEEFGRGQAVITAMRLFASLTALGFVGALARFLPVAGRRTPELILRGYGLAAATGGVAALGFLLTLPMWGKTYSVLAGFGPGLFFLASVVVWAVFTLQDVVLTGLRRATFVPMNNLVFGLVKMGLLVAVAGALPSGGIFVSWVIPTALALIPVNWLIFGVVVPRHVKRADPVQEPPKLREVGRFLAGDFPGTLSILAIVYLVPVVVATQVGEATFGRFSMAHTLASMIELLAMNMAVSLTVEGSFDRARLAENCRRALRRAFMIVTPIIAVAILGAPLILTIFGSAFAEEGTTLLRLMALAVLPRVLIEVYLSALRAQSRARTLAIVQIGLAVLVLVSTVALFPHFGVNAVGYGLLFSEVLVALLIFGNLRKILKFDESGRSTVTQGSSGAS, from the coding sequence ATGTCTAGCCTCTGGGGGAAGGTGCTGCGCGACCTGCGTAACCCGCTGTTCCTGCAGGGTTACGCGCTCATGGTGAACACCGTGATCACCGGTGTGCTCGGCATGGGCTACTGGTTGCTGGCCGCGCACTTCTACTCGCCCGAGGAGTTCGGCCGCGGGCAGGCCGTGATCACGGCGATGCGGCTGTTCGCGTCGCTGACCGCGCTCGGCTTCGTGGGCGCGCTGGCCCGGTTCCTGCCGGTGGCGGGCCGCCGCACGCCCGAGCTCATCCTGCGCGGGTACGGCCTGGCCGCCGCCACGGGCGGGGTCGCGGCCCTGGGGTTCCTGCTGACGCTGCCCATGTGGGGGAAGACGTACTCGGTGCTGGCCGGGTTCGGGCCCGGGCTGTTCTTCCTGGCGTCCGTGGTGGTGTGGGCCGTGTTCACGCTGCAGGACGTGGTGCTGACCGGGCTGCGCAGGGCCACGTTCGTGCCGATGAACAACCTGGTCTTCGGCCTGGTCAAGATGGGGCTCCTGGTCGCCGTGGCCGGGGCGCTGCCGTCCGGCGGGATCTTCGTCTCGTGGGTGATCCCGACCGCGCTGGCGCTCATCCCGGTCAACTGGCTGATCTTCGGCGTCGTCGTGCCGCGGCACGTCAAGCGGGCCGATCCCGTACAGGAGCCGCCGAAGCTGCGCGAGGTCGGCCGCTTCCTGGCCGGCGACTTCCCCGGCACGCTGTCGATCCTGGCGATCGTCTACCTGGTGCCCGTGGTGGTCGCCACGCAGGTGGGCGAGGCCACGTTCGGGCGGTTCTCGATGGCGCACACGCTGGCCAGCATGATCGAGCTGCTGGCCATGAACATGGCGGTGTCGCTGACCGTCGAGGGCTCCTTCGACCGTGCCAGGCTGGCCGAGAACTGCCGGCGGGCGTTGCGGCGCGCCTTCATGATCGTCACTCCGATCATCGCGGTGGCGATACTCGGGGCGCCGCTGATCCTGACCATCTTCGGCTCGGCCTTCGCCGAGGAGGGCACGACGCTGCTGCGGCTGATGGCGCTGGCGGTGCTGCCCCGGGTGCTGATCGAGGTGTACCTGAGCGCGCTGCGGGCGCAGAGCAGGGCGCGGACGCTGGCGATCGTCCAGATCGGGCTGGCGGTGCTCGTGCTGGTGTCCACCGTGGCACTGTTCCCTCACTTCGGGGTGAACGCCGTGGGGTACGGATTGCTCTTCAGCGAGGTACTTGTCGCACTTTTGATCTTTGGAAATCTACGTAAAATTCTCAAATTCGACGAAAGCGGTAGGTCGACTGTCACCCAGGGGTCGTCCGGGGCTTCATGA